From Streptomyces sp. NBC_00775, one genomic window encodes:
- a CDS encoding glycosyl hydrolase family 95 catalytic domain-containing protein, translated as MPAARWEDAFLSGNGTHGAMVFGDPNDDRVVVNHHSLVRPNGSANARPPALAHRLPEIQDRLLAGDVTAGEEFTDGRPLLWVQPFHPAFQVRLCRAATEWRAYRREVDFSTGVVGAEHGGWRSEVFVSRADDVVVQYVTEPGLTVDVTLDHRLPGAPGDLAVGHSAVLTAEGAVLTLRARYPDSDLAYTGVTLAVVTGGRTRTALSGVQVEGARSLLLLTRVRRHPGELDTLAEARELRALLPDAPTEAGAPFEADASAEADAAEAAYAHLLARHTALHRPAYLRTALDLHADGTERALPGSELVQLPKSPALLERLFAAGRYHLLSAAGTLPPRLTGLWTGDWDTAWSGAFTTDANLNLQTASAAAAALPEVTEAHAALIHGQLPHWRDNARAIFGTRGVVAPAHTDGESGHIYHLSREYPLHAWTAGADWLLKPLVDHDETRGARDPRLAAALAEVAYFYKDFLTRTDDAGHLVIVPSYSPENRPAHASWITLNAAMDLSAARHALRTAADYHPGPDAERWRALADRLPPHRVNAEGALAEWAWPGLDDTYDHRHLSHLYGVWPLDEINPYDTPELASAAHRALELRGAENDSAHGHLHHALVAARLRDGERVAGALDNVLAGDFFHVSLMSGHYPNRHVYNADAAHTLPAVLIEMLIQSTPDRLVLLPALPAAYPSGELRGIRTRFGAEVDLTWSPDGATAVVRPGRTHRIELRTSTGARPLSLSAGEDRVLTLGPR; from the coding sequence ATGCCCGCCGCCCGCTGGGAGGACGCCTTCCTGAGCGGGAACGGCACGCACGGCGCCATGGTGTTCGGTGATCCGAACGACGACCGGGTTGTCGTCAACCATCACAGCCTGGTCCGCCCGAACGGCAGCGCGAACGCCCGTCCGCCCGCGCTCGCCCACCGGCTGCCGGAGATACAGGACCGGTTGCTGGCCGGGGACGTCACGGCGGGGGAGGAGTTCACCGACGGGCGGCCGCTGCTGTGGGTGCAGCCCTTCCACCCGGCGTTCCAGGTGCGGCTGTGCCGCGCGGCCACGGAGTGGCGCGCGTACCGGCGGGAGGTCGACTTCTCCACCGGAGTCGTCGGCGCCGAGCACGGTGGGTGGCGCAGCGAGGTCTTCGTCTCACGCGCCGACGACGTCGTGGTCCAGTACGTCACCGAACCAGGCCTCACCGTCGACGTGACGCTCGACCACCGACTGCCGGGCGCGCCCGGCGACTTGGCGGTGGGACACAGTGCCGTGCTCACCGCCGAGGGCGCCGTGCTGACCCTGCGCGCCCGCTACCCGGACAGCGACCTGGCGTACACCGGAGTCACCCTCGCCGTGGTCACCGGCGGCCGGACCCGGACCGCGCTCTCCGGAGTACAGGTCGAAGGCGCTCGCTCGCTGCTCCTGCTCACCCGCGTACGGCGGCACCCGGGCGAACTGGACACCCTCGCCGAGGCCCGTGAGCTGAGGGCCCTGCTGCCCGACGCCCCTACCGAGGCCGGCGCCCCCTTCGAGGCGGACGCCTCCGCCGAGGCCGACGCCGCCGAGGCCGCGTACGCCCACCTCCTCGCCCGCCACACCGCCCTTCACCGCCCCGCCTACCTCCGAACCGCCCTCGATCTGCACGCCGACGGCACCGAACGAGCGCTCCCCGGCTCGGAGTTGGTCCAGCTGCCCAAGAGCCCGGCGCTCCTGGAGCGGCTCTTCGCGGCCGGCCGCTACCACCTGCTGTCCGCCGCCGGGACGCTGCCACCGCGGCTCACCGGACTGTGGACCGGCGACTGGGACACCGCCTGGTCCGGGGCGTTCACCACCGACGCCAACCTCAACCTCCAGACCGCGTCGGCCGCCGCGGCGGCGCTCCCCGAGGTCACCGAGGCCCATGCCGCCCTGATCCACGGCCAGTTGCCCCACTGGCGCGACAACGCCCGCGCGATCTTCGGCACACGGGGAGTCGTCGCCCCCGCGCACACCGACGGCGAGTCCGGCCACATCTACCACCTCAGCCGCGAATACCCCCTGCACGCGTGGACCGCCGGCGCCGACTGGCTCCTGAAACCGCTCGTGGACCACGACGAGACCCGCGGCGCACGCGACCCGCGGCTGGCCGCCGCGCTCGCCGAAGTGGCCTACTTCTACAAGGACTTCCTCACCCGGACCGACGACGCCGGACACCTCGTGATCGTGCCGTCGTACTCCCCGGAGAACCGTCCCGCCCACGCGAGCTGGATCACCCTCAACGCCGCCATGGACCTCTCCGCGGCCCGCCACGCCCTGCGCACGGCAGCCGACTACCACCCCGGACCCGACGCCGAGCGCTGGCGCGCGCTCGCCGACCGGCTGCCGCCGCACCGCGTCAACGCCGAGGGCGCGCTGGCCGAGTGGGCCTGGCCAGGCCTCGACGACACCTACGACCACCGCCACCTCAGCCACCTCTACGGCGTCTGGCCGCTCGACGAGATCAATCCGTACGACACCCCGGAACTGGCCTCGGCCGCCCATCGCGCGCTCGAACTGCGCGGCGCCGAGAACGACTCCGCGCACGGTCACCTCCACCACGCACTGGTGGCGGCCCGGCTGAGGGACGGAGAGCGGGTCGCGGGAGCCCTGGACAACGTCCTGGCCGGGGACTTCTTCCACGTCTCCCTGATGAGCGGGCACTACCCGAACCGGCACGTCTACAACGCGGACGCCGCCCACACGCTCCCGGCCGTGCTCATCGAGATGCTGATCCAGTCCACCCCGGACCGGCTCGTACTCCTGCCCGCGCTTCCCGCCGCGTACCCGAGCGGCGAACTCCGCGGTATCCGCACGAGGTTCGGTGCCGAGGTCGACCTCACGTGGAGCCCGGACGGTGCCACGGCCGTGGTCCGGCCGGGCCGCACCCACCGCATCGAACTCAGGACTTCCACCGGCGCGCGACCGCTCTCCCTGAGCGCCGGCGAAGACCGCGTCCTCACCCTGGGGCCGCGGTAA
- a CDS encoding 1,4-beta-glucanase yields the protein MRTPRLSRRAVLAGSAAVAAVAGLPALGSQAQAAEAADAPSYRWRNAVIGGTGFVTGVLFHPAVRGLAYARTDIGGAFRWDNATAQWTPLIDHLGWDDWNLLGVEALAVDPVHPDRLYLAVGTYAQSWASNGAVLRSDDRGATWTRTDLSVKLGANEDGRGAGERLLVDPRDSDTLWLGTRHDGLLKSTDRGATWAAVSGFPATASSSGQGVTFLVATGRAVYAGWGDGDGTSGTANLYRTADGTTWEAVPGQPSGTSAKVPLRAAYDTHTRELYVTYGNAPGPNGQSDGSVHKLRTATGTWTDVSPVKPGGTTSDGSADTFAYGGVATDACRAGTVVVSTNNRWADGDTVFRSTDGGRTWASLKDAAVFDVSETPFLNWGGDKPKFGWWIQAVAADPYDSKHIVYGTGATLYGTRDLKNWAPQIRGLEETAVRQLISPPAGEAHLLSGLGDIGVMYHERLTASPSRGMAANPVFGSATGLAQAAAKPSYVVRAGWGDNGNGAYSHDGGQTWAPFAGQPDIAKSAPGPIATSADGGTLLWSFVHWDGTKYAAHRSTDNGATWSEVSSFPKGATPVADPADPTLFYAYDTDTGTLYASTDSGLSFTERAEGLPSGDSQFKLVAAPGRSGDLWLSVKWNGLYRSTDGGASFGKVASCWASYTLGFGKAADGADYPAIYQVGATETLTAVYRSDDAAKTWVRINDDAHQWGWIGEVITGDPRVYGRVYLGTNGRGIQYGEPV from the coding sequence ATGCGCACGCCCCGCCTGAGCAGACGAGCCGTCCTTGCCGGGAGTGCGGCCGTCGCCGCGGTCGCCGGTCTCCCCGCGCTGGGGTCCCAGGCGCAGGCCGCCGAAGCCGCCGATGCCCCTTCGTACCGCTGGCGCAACGCCGTCATCGGCGGAACCGGCTTCGTCACCGGTGTGCTGTTCCACCCGGCCGTACGTGGGCTCGCCTACGCCCGCACCGACATCGGCGGCGCCTTCCGCTGGGACAACGCCACCGCCCAGTGGACCCCGCTCATCGACCACCTGGGCTGGGACGACTGGAACCTCCTCGGCGTCGAGGCGCTCGCCGTCGACCCCGTGCACCCCGACCGGCTGTACCTCGCCGTCGGCACCTATGCCCAGTCGTGGGCGAGCAACGGCGCGGTCCTGCGCTCCGACGACCGCGGGGCCACCTGGACGCGTACCGACCTGTCGGTGAAGCTCGGCGCCAACGAGGACGGGCGTGGGGCCGGGGAGCGGCTCCTCGTCGACCCGCGCGACAGCGACACCCTGTGGCTGGGCACCCGCCACGACGGGCTGCTCAAGTCAACCGACCGCGGTGCCACGTGGGCGGCCGTCAGCGGTTTCCCGGCGACCGCGAGCTCCTCCGGGCAGGGCGTCACCTTCCTGGTCGCGACCGGGCGCGCCGTCTACGCCGGCTGGGGCGACGGCGACGGCACCTCGGGCACGGCGAACCTGTACCGCACGGCCGACGGCACGACCTGGGAGGCCGTACCCGGGCAGCCGTCCGGCACCTCCGCCAAGGTCCCGCTCCGCGCCGCGTACGACACGCACACCCGCGAGCTGTACGTGACGTACGGCAACGCGCCCGGGCCCAACGGCCAGTCCGACGGAAGCGTGCACAAGCTGCGCACCGCCACCGGCACGTGGACCGATGTGAGCCCCGTGAAGCCGGGCGGCACCACGTCCGACGGGTCGGCGGACACCTTCGCCTACGGGGGCGTGGCGACCGACGCCTGCCGTGCGGGCACCGTCGTCGTCTCGACCAACAACCGATGGGCCGACGGTGACACCGTCTTCCGGTCCACCGACGGCGGCCGTACCTGGGCGTCCCTCAAGGACGCGGCCGTGTTCGACGTATCCGAGACTCCTTTCCTCAACTGGGGTGGCGACAAGCCCAAGTTCGGCTGGTGGATCCAGGCGGTCGCCGCCGACCCGTACGACTCGAAGCACATCGTGTACGGGACCGGCGCGACCCTCTACGGCACCCGTGACCTCAAGAACTGGGCACCGCAGATCCGCGGCCTGGAGGAGACGGCCGTGCGCCAGCTGATCTCGCCCCCGGCCGGGGAGGCGCATCTGCTCAGCGGGCTCGGGGACATCGGCGTGATGTACCACGAGCGGCTCACGGCGTCTCCGTCGCGCGGCATGGCGGCGAACCCCGTGTTCGGGTCGGCGACGGGACTCGCGCAGGCCGCGGCCAAGCCGTCGTACGTCGTCCGGGCGGGCTGGGGCGACAACGGCAACGGCGCGTACTCCCACGACGGCGGGCAGACCTGGGCGCCCTTCGCGGGACAGCCCGACATCGCCAAGAGCGCACCGGGGCCGATCGCCACCAGTGCCGACGGCGGTACGCTGCTGTGGTCCTTCGTGCACTGGGACGGCACGAAGTACGCGGCTCACCGCTCGACGGACAACGGCGCGACCTGGTCCGAGGTCTCCTCCTTCCCGAAGGGCGCCACGCCGGTCGCCGACCCGGCCGACCCGACGCTCTTCTACGCATACGACACCGACACAGGAACGCTATACGCCAGCACTGACAGTGGCCTCTCCTTCACCGAGCGTGCGGAGGGACTGCCGTCCGGCGACAGCCAGTTCAAGCTGGTCGCGGCGCCAGGGCGCTCCGGTGACCTGTGGCTTTCCGTCAAGTGGAACGGGCTCTACCGGTCCACCGACGGTGGCGCGAGCTTCGGCAAGGTCGCCAGCTGCTGGGCCTCGTACACCCTCGGCTTCGGCAAGGCGGCCGACGGCGCGGACTACCCGGCGATCTACCAGGTCGGCGCGACGGAGACCCTCACCGCCGTCTACCGCTCCGACGACGCGGCCAAGACCTGGGTCCGCATCAACGACGATGCCCACCAGTGGGGCTGGATCGGCGAGGTCATCACCGGCGACCCGCGCGTGTACGGCCGGGTGTACCTCGGCACGAACGGGCGCGGCATTCAGTACGGGGAGCCTGTCTGA
- a CDS encoding beta-galactosidase, protein MPTDKELASTDEESSPPHKGPSMSDATRGRILFGGDYNPEQWPEETWHEDVRLMKEAGVNSVTVGVFSWAKLEPTPGAREFGWLDRLMDLLHDNGIGVVLATPTSSPPPWMGRLHPETLPRDEDGRIEWWGGRQHFAHSSAVYRRYAAAITEDLAARYGSHPALTMWHINNEYCTFDWSDTAAAAFRRWLQDRYETLDALNTAWGTAFWSQGYDIWEGVLPPRHAHYMNNPTQVLDFKRFTSDALMECFVAERDIVARHTPHIPVTSNFMPFWQGQDAWEWAEREDVVSVDIYPDPRDPFGGQHSALIHDMTRSQARGGPWMIMEQAAGPVNWRGVNHPKPQGLNRLWSLQAVARGADAVCYFQWRQSRQGAEKFHSGMVSHAGERGRTFQEVKRIGAELALLSPRVADSQVRRDDVAVLLDWNAWWASQQAGRLSSEIDYPAVVRAWHRALWEANTTASFAHPEHDLSAYKLVVVPQSYLLTDAAIDNLVAYVRGGGTLVSGFLTGVADEDDRVRPGGMDERLRELFGIRTLHEWWPLDADEKADVEGFRGTLWSEEIEAADDVDSVVPYKGGELDGLPAVLRKGRAWYLSTLPEPEALRTLIASIAEGAGVRPPLDGLPAGVEAVSRGDLLFLLHHGRDTVTVPVPGRHRDLLTGEDVTGGVELGRYGVAVLEAAP, encoded by the coding sequence ATGCCCACGGACAAGGAACTGGCCTCCACGGACGAGGAATCGTCGCCCCCGCACAAGGGGCCGAGCATGAGCGACGCCACCCGCGGCCGCATCCTCTTCGGCGGCGACTACAACCCCGAGCAGTGGCCCGAGGAGACCTGGCACGAGGACGTACGCCTCATGAAGGAGGCGGGCGTCAACTCCGTCACCGTCGGCGTCTTCTCCTGGGCCAAGCTCGAACCCACCCCAGGGGCAAGGGAGTTCGGCTGGCTCGACCGGCTGATGGACCTGCTGCACGACAACGGCATCGGCGTCGTCCTGGCCACCCCCACCTCCTCGCCCCCGCCGTGGATGGGCCGGCTCCATCCGGAGACGCTGCCCCGCGACGAGGACGGCCGGATCGAGTGGTGGGGCGGCCGCCAGCACTTCGCCCACTCCAGCGCCGTCTACCGGCGATACGCCGCCGCCATCACCGAGGACCTCGCCGCCCGCTACGGCAGCCACCCCGCCCTCACGATGTGGCACATCAACAACGAGTACTGCACCTTCGACTGGAGCGACACGGCGGCCGCCGCCTTCCGCCGCTGGCTCCAGGACAGGTACGAGACGCTCGACGCCCTCAACACCGCCTGGGGCACGGCCTTCTGGAGCCAGGGCTACGACATCTGGGAGGGCGTCCTCCCGCCGCGCCACGCCCACTACATGAACAACCCCACCCAGGTGCTCGACTTCAAGCGCTTCACCTCCGACGCGCTCATGGAGTGCTTCGTCGCCGAGCGGGACATCGTCGCCCGGCACACCCCGCACATACCGGTGACCAGCAACTTCATGCCGTTCTGGCAGGGCCAGGACGCCTGGGAGTGGGCCGAGCGGGAGGATGTCGTCTCGGTCGACATCTATCCGGACCCGCGCGATCCGTTCGGCGGCCAGCACTCCGCGCTGATCCACGACATGACCCGCTCCCAGGCCCGCGGCGGCCCCTGGATGATCATGGAACAGGCGGCGGGGCCGGTCAACTGGCGCGGCGTCAACCACCCCAAGCCGCAGGGCCTCAACCGTCTCTGGTCCCTCCAGGCCGTGGCCCGCGGCGCCGACGCCGTCTGCTACTTCCAGTGGCGCCAGTCCCGGCAGGGCGCGGAGAAGTTCCACTCCGGCATGGTCAGTCATGCGGGGGAGCGGGGCCGGACCTTCCAGGAGGTCAAGCGGATCGGCGCCGAACTCGCCCTGCTGAGCCCCCGAGTGGCGGACAGTCAGGTGCGCCGGGACGATGTCGCCGTACTGCTCGACTGGAACGCCTGGTGGGCGAGCCAGCAGGCCGGCCGGCTCTCCTCCGAGATCGACTACCCGGCCGTCGTACGCGCCTGGCACCGCGCCCTGTGGGAGGCGAACACCACCGCGTCCTTCGCCCACCCCGAGCACGACCTGTCCGCGTACAAGCTCGTCGTCGTACCGCAGTCGTATCTCCTGACCGACGCGGCGATCGACAACCTCGTGGCGTACGTACGAGGTGGCGGCACCCTCGTCTCCGGCTTCCTCACCGGTGTCGCCGACGAGGACGACCGGGTGCGGCCCGGCGGCATGGACGAGCGGCTCCGTGAACTCTTCGGCATCCGTACCCTCCACGAGTGGTGGCCGCTCGACGCCGACGAGAAAGCCGACGTCGAGGGCTTCCGCGGCACGCTGTGGTCCGAGGAGATCGAGGCGGCGGACGACGTCGACTCCGTCGTCCCGTACAAGGGCGGCGAGCTCGACGGTCTGCCCGCGGTGCTGCGCAAGGGACGGGCCTGGTACCTCTCCACGCTGCCCGAGCCCGAAGCGCTCCGGACGCTGATCGCCTCGATCGCCGAGGGCGCGGGCGTCCGGCCGCCGCTCGACGGCCTTCCGGCGGGCGTGGAGGCCGTAAGCCGCGGTGATCTGCTGTTCCTGCTCCATCATGGGCGGGACACGGTCACCGTGCCCGTGCCCGGCCGCCATCGCGACCTGCTGACCGGCGAGGACGTCACCGGAGGCGTGGAGCTCGGGCGGTACGGGGTGGCTGTGCTGGAGGCGGCTCCATGA
- a CDS encoding ABC transporter permease codes for MSHSTVPRSRAEAKTSKKRSGDSPDGAAAKAAGKRAGKRAGKLSFRLRFRRDRTLILMTLPAVALVLVFTYIPVLGNVVAFQDYDPYLSDNGFVAMFESPWVGFENFQRIFEDSAFWHAVQNTFVLFFLQLVLYFPIPILLALLINSVVRPRVRAVAQAIMYLPHFFSWVLVVTVFQQIFGGAGIIAQTLRQHGHKGIDLMTDPGIFKFLVTAEGVWKDAGWGIIVFLAALSSVSNDLYEAAAMDGAGRWRRMWHITLPALRPVIALLLVLRVGDALTVGFEQLLLQRDSVGPGASDVLDTYVWWNGIRNQDFGYAAAAGLIKGIVGLGLVLTANKVAHLMGEQGVYKK; via the coding sequence GTGTCCCACAGCACGGTGCCTCGGAGCAGGGCCGAGGCGAAGACGAGCAAGAAGAGGTCGGGCGATTCGCCCGACGGGGCCGCCGCGAAGGCCGCCGGCAAGCGGGCCGGGAAGCGGGCCGGAAAGCTGAGCTTCCGGCTCCGGTTCAGACGCGACCGCACGCTGATCCTGATGACGCTGCCTGCTGTCGCGCTAGTCCTCGTCTTCACCTACATACCGGTCCTAGGCAATGTTGTCGCCTTCCAGGACTACGACCCGTACCTGAGCGACAACGGTTTCGTCGCCATGTTCGAGAGTCCCTGGGTCGGCTTCGAGAACTTCCAGCGCATCTTCGAGGACTCGGCCTTCTGGCACGCGGTGCAGAACACCTTCGTGCTGTTCTTCCTCCAGCTGGTGCTCTACTTCCCGATCCCGATCCTGCTCGCGCTGCTCATCAACAGCGTCGTCAGGCCCCGGGTCCGGGCGGTCGCCCAGGCGATCATGTACCTCCCGCACTTCTTCTCGTGGGTCCTCGTCGTCACGGTCTTCCAGCAGATCTTCGGCGGCGCGGGCATCATCGCGCAGACCCTGCGCCAACACGGGCACAAGGGCATCGACCTGATGACCGATCCAGGGATCTTCAAGTTCCTGGTGACGGCCGAGGGCGTCTGGAAGGACGCGGGCTGGGGCATCATCGTCTTCCTCGCGGCCCTGTCCTCCGTATCGAATGATCTGTACGAGGCCGCCGCCATGGACGGTGCCGGGCGCTGGCGGCGGATGTGGCACATCACGCTGCCCGCCCTGCGCCCGGTGATCGCCCTGCTGCTCGTCCTGCGTGTCGGCGACGCGCTGACGGTCGGCTTCGAGCAACTGCTGCTCCAACGCGACTCGGTGGGCCCCGGCGCCTCCGACGTCCTGGACACCTACGTCTGGTGGAACGGCATCCGTAACCAGGACTTCGGCTACGCCGCTGCCGCCGGACTCATCAAGGGCATCGTCGGCCTGGGGCTCGTGCTGACCGCCAACAAGGTCGCCCACCTCATGGGTGAGCAGGGGGTGTACAAGAAATGA
- a CDS encoding carbohydrate ABC transporter permease has protein sequence MTAVIDKAANKPANRPDDRPGRWAAPPRPPWEEEPSKPGLAGKGLALTLAAFAILFPLWIVIVTSLQSRKTIDAAGGLVVIPKGITFVAYKELLSGGQVQRAAMVSLGVTLVGTLFSMAVSVLCAYGLSRVGSTGHRWFLMLLLATMFFGAGLIPTYLLVQALGLTDTYLALILPSAVSVFNILVLRSFFMGISPELIDSARIDGAGDWRILWKIVMPLSRAVLAVISLFYAVGYWSAWFNASIYLTDQDMMPLQNVMIQLVQKQERPVGLATQINTGQLSPLAIQMAVMVMALLPVAILSPFVQRHFKKGMLTGAVKG, from the coding sequence ATGACCGCCGTCATCGACAAAGCCGCGAACAAGCCCGCCAACAGGCCCGACGACAGGCCGGGCCGCTGGGCGGCACCGCCCCGCCCGCCCTGGGAGGAGGAGCCGTCGAAGCCGGGCCTCGCGGGCAAGGGCCTCGCCCTCACCCTCGCCGCCTTCGCGATCCTCTTCCCCCTGTGGATCGTCATCGTCACCAGCCTCCAGTCGAGGAAGACCATCGACGCGGCCGGCGGCCTGGTGGTGATCCCCAAGGGCATCACCTTCGTCGCCTACAAGGAACTGCTCAGCGGCGGCCAGGTCCAGCGCGCCGCCATGGTCAGCCTGGGGGTCACCCTGGTCGGCACGCTGTTCAGCATGGCGGTCTCCGTGCTGTGCGCGTACGGCCTCTCGCGGGTCGGGTCGACCGGCCACCGCTGGTTCCTGATGCTGCTGCTCGCCACGATGTTCTTCGGCGCCGGTCTCATCCCGACCTATCTGCTGGTGCAGGCCCTGGGGCTGACCGACACCTACCTCGCGCTGATCCTTCCCAGCGCGGTGAGCGTCTTCAACATCCTCGTGCTGCGGTCGTTCTTCATGGGCATCTCGCCCGAACTCATCGACAGCGCCCGCATCGACGGCGCCGGCGACTGGCGCATCCTGTGGAAGATCGTGATGCCGCTCTCCCGCGCCGTGCTCGCGGTGATCTCCCTCTTCTACGCGGTCGGCTACTGGAGCGCCTGGTTCAACGCCTCCATCTACCTCACCGACCAGGACATGATGCCGCTGCAGAACGTCATGATCCAGCTGGTGCAGAAGCAGGAACGGCCGGTCGGTCTCGCCACGCAGATCAACACCGGGCAGCTGTCTCCGCTCGCCATCCAGATGGCCGTCATGGTGATGGCGCTGCTGCCGGTCGCGATCCTGTCGCCGTTCGTCCAGCGGCACTTCAAGAAGGGCATGCTCACCGGAGCCGTGAAGGGCTGA